A DNA window from Gasterosteus aculeatus chromosome 16, fGasAcu3.hap1.1, whole genome shotgun sequence contains the following coding sequences:
- the LOC120833627 gene encoding ras-related protein Ral-B produces the protein MATGKSKNQSSLALHKVIMVGSGGVGKSALTLQFMYDEFVEDYEPTKADSYRKKVVLDGEEVQIDILDTAGQEDYAAIRDNYFRSGEGFLLVFSITEQESFSATVEFREQILRVKAEEDKIPLLVVGNKSDLEERRKVSVDEARGKAEEWGVQYVETSAKTRANVDKVFFDLMREVRGKKMSENKDKNGKGKNKKNKKSFKERCCLL, from the exons ATGGCGACCGGTAAAAGTAAAAACCAGAGCTCTCTGGCACTGCACAAGGTGATAATGGTGGGAAGTGGAGGCGTGGGGAAGTCGGCCCTCACCCTGCAGTTCATGTATGACGAG TTTGTAGAGGACTACGAGCCCACAAAGGCAGACAGCTACAGGAAGAAGGTGGTTCTGGACGGGGAGGAGGTCCAGATCGACATCCTGGACACAGCCGGCCAGGAGGACTACGCTGCCATCAGGGACAACTATTTCCGCAGCGGGGAGGGCTTCCTGCTGGTTTTCTCCATCACCGAGCAAGAGTCTTTCTCAGCCACCGTGGAGTTCAG GGAGCAGATCCTGCGGGTGAAGGCGGAAGAGGACAAGATCCCTCTGCTCGTGGTGGGCAACAAGTCTGACCTGGAGGAGCGCAGGAAGGTATCGGTGGACGAAGCTCGGGGGAAAGCCGAGGAGTGGGGCGTCCAGTACGTCGAGACGTCAGCCAAAACCAGGGCCAACGTCGACAAG GTATTCTTCGACCTAATGCGTGAAGTACGGGGCaagaaaatgtcagaaaacaaagacaaaaacggaaaaggaaaaaacaaaaagaacaagaagagcTTCAAAGAAAGATGTTGTTTACTTTGA